From Medicago truncatula cultivar Jemalong A17 chromosome 7, MtrunA17r5.0-ANR, whole genome shotgun sequence, a single genomic window includes:
- the LOC25498646 gene encoding phosphatidylinositol:ceramide inositolphosphotransferase 2, translating into METGRYMVSSTTSLSTTTSSSSSSSSSTIYNYKKNMSLYIGREASKLWKRVCAETTTEINLLVENWKYLLAGLVFQYIHGLAARGVHYLHRPGPTLQDLGFMLLPELGQERAYISESLFTVIFLSFFLWTFHPFIFKTKKIYTVLIWCRVLAFLVASQALRIVTFYSTQLPGPNYHCREGSPLATLPHPKSVAEVLLINFPHGVIYGCGDLIFSSHMIFTLVFVNTYQRYGTKRCIKQLGWALTVIQSFLIVASRKHYTVDVVVAWYTVNLVVFFVEKKLQEMPDRTAATLLIPLSTKDNKDGRNKEENHKLLNGNTVDPSDWRQRTQANGKILEDGHAHHADSAKNGA; encoded by the exons ATGGAAACTGGTCGTTACATGGTTTCTTCAAcaacatcattatcaacaacaacatcttcttcttcatcatcatcatcatcaacaatctATAATTACAAGAAAAACATGTCACTTTACATTGGTCGTGAGGCTTCCAAG CTATGGAAGAGAGTTTGTGCAGAAACAACCACAGAAATCAACCTTCTTGTGGAGAATTGGAAGTATCTTCTTGCTGGTTTAGTTTTTCag TATATTCATGGTTTGGCTGCACGAGGAGTTCATTATTTACATAGGCCTGGCCCTACATTACAGGATCTTGGATTCATGCTTCTTCCG GAGCTTGGCCAAGAAAGAGCTTACATTAGTGAATCTTTGTTTACAgttatctttttatcatttttcctT TGGACTTTTCATCCTTTCATATTCAAGACCAAAAAGATCTACACAGTTCTAATATGGTGCAGGGTTCTAGCTTTCTTAGTt GCTTCTCAAGCTCTTCGAATAGTGACATTTTATTCAACGCAGCTTCCCGGTCCAAACTACCATTGCCGCGAG GGATCTCCGCTTGCGACACTGCCTCATCCGAAAAGTGTGGCTGAAGTCCTCTTGATTAATT TTCCTCACGGCGTGATATATGGATGTGGCGATTTGATATTTTCATCACACATGATTTTTACTCTAGTCTTTGTTAACACATACCAGAGATATGGCACAAAGAG GTGCATAAAGCAGCTAGGATGGGCTCTTACTGTCATTCAGAGTTTTCTGATAGTAGCATCTCGCAAACATTACACAGTTGACGTAGTTGTTGCTTG GTATACTGTTAACTTGGTGGTATTTTTTGTTGAGAAGAAATTACAAG AAATGCCAGACAGGACAGCTGCAACACTGTTGATACCATTAAGCACCAAAGACAACAAAGATGGCAGAAACAAAGAAGAGAACCACAAGCTGTTAAATGGCAATACCGTTGATCCTTCAGATTGG AGACAGAGAACTCAAGCAAATGGAAAGATTCTGGAAGATGGCCATGCACACCATGCTGACTCTGCTAAGAATGGTGCATAG
- the LOC25498645 gene encoding uncharacterized protein → MWSDIDLRPQKDKAKQKIGAKAAMQSRNRHKLKTEFVVDHCQKPQIDTLGEILKRESVNESSTTQHEELVKHMSNLPGYLKRSDRGRKNIQEKALNFGVLDWSQLEKWKNKQSFNSIEESSSSSRMATTSSSTSRRHKKLDDKKGLCSSQNVKQCRNSGKKIIEREHRMKSREFESIGKIQLDKSLQKEKRRDYVDEAISMQGLQHHSLKKKERSLHSGFENRLPPLERKDKGVSVGSEKKVSSRSNETKLRMDQWKDSGTDVDQKNSHSIPRDIVLLRPRKFLQSNFEDYFPLSQSIASSDEIFSESSLSGSSYISLPEEAYTENACSETIHSSVILPSVTDLASSSETTRDSFDSDLDIDFSSGRSNKPGCSNKISSFQSNIDTFIEKDMLDTKLRNQCSIGNTKESTESDRNNLSQNQLSFGLNRIGRSLSFKEGPTIPKQSSMPISAKSGPLIFESSRLNNCSKDNKVHGHKRNISSTFMRLLDPIWKNKASNTQHHSSESSLTPIGSPNSTSFRTNKESSIKALLQLTIKNGLPLFHFVINSERKVLAATMNSLASPEKDDGSCYFTFYLLDEIKKKSGRWTSHWSKEKNCGYAYNIAGHMKISSSKITESKDENFKGQCLVKDYVLFGIGIDQPDQRPQEFVKRKELAAAVIEIPCENDVNLPKKECLKCLLADKRCFCIPQENDISGSSITVILPGGLHASPNKGEPSPLIHRWKLGGICDCGGWDVGCKLLVLSNQNLTSKPHLEKFQLFVQEGTDQDTALFNLEPLKEGFYSVEFSSTITNLQAFFISVSLLSSKKLPNTLDMSKELNSKEIATKYYNSVPPLSPVDRV, encoded by the exons ATGTGGTCTGATATAGACTTGAGACCTCAGAAAGATAAAGCAAAACAGAAAATCGGCGCAAAGGCAGCTATGCAGTCAAGGAATCGACATAAGTTGAAAACAGAATTTGTTGTTGATCATTGTCAAAAACCACAAATTGATACATTAGGAGAGATTCTGAAGCGCGAGAGTGTGAACGAAAGTTCAACAACGCAACATGAGGAGCTTGTCAAGCACATGTCTAATTTGCCAGGCTATCTCAAACGATCTGATAGAGGTAGAAAAAACATCCAAGAGAAGGCTTTAAATTTCGGTGTTCTTGATTGGTCGCAACTTGAAAAATGGAAGAACAAGCAATCATTCAATAGCATCGAAGAATCGTCATCATCGTCAAGGATGGCTACCACGTCATCCTCCACTTCTAGAAGGCATAAAAAGCTTGATGATAAAAAAGGTTTGTGTTCTTCGCAGAATGTTAAACAATGTCGAAATTCTGGTAAAAAGATCATTGAAAGAGAGCACAGAATGAAATCAAGGGAATTTGAGTCCATTGGAAAAATTCAGTTAGATAAATcacttcaaaaagaaaaaaggcgCGACTATGTGGATGAAGCTATAAGCATGCAGGGTTTGCAACATCATAgccttaagaaaaaagaaagaagtctTCATTCCGGTTTTGAAAATCGACTTCCACCGTTAGAACGAAAAGATAAAGGTGTGTCAGTTGGTTCCGAGAAGAAAGTGAGTTCCAGAAGCAATGAAACCAAGTTAAGGATGGATCAGTGGAAGGACTCAGGTACTGATGTTgatcaaaaaaattctcatagtATTCCAAGAGACATTGTTTTGCTTCGTCCACGGAAATTTCTACAGTCGAATTTCGAAGACTATTTTCCGCTTTCTCAATCAATAGCCTCATCTGATGAAATTTTTTCAGAATCAAGCCTGAGTGGCTCATCATATATTTCACTTCCTGAGGAGGCATACACTGAAAATGCATGTTCTGAAACTATACATTCAAGTGTAATTCTCCCTTCTGTGACCGATCTTGCTTCTTCTTCAGAAACAACACGAGACAGTTTTGATAGTGATCTAGATATCGATTTTTCTTCTGGTCGATCAAACAAACCTGGTTGCTCGAATAAGATTTCTAGTTTCCAATCTAATATAGATACTTTCATTGAAAAGGATATGTTAGACACGAAGCTAAGAAATCAATGTTCTATCGGTAATACGAAAGAATCAACTGAGAGTGACAGGAATAACTTATCCCAAAATCAGCTTAGCTTCGGCTTGAATCGGATAGGTAGAAGTTTAAGTTTCAAGGAGGGACCTACCATTCCAAAACAAAGCTCCATGCCGATTAGTGCAAAGTCTGGTCCATTGATATTTGAATCTTCTCGCTTGAATAATTGTAGCAAAGATAATAAGGTGCATGGTCATAAGAGAAACATATCAAGCACCTTCATGAGGTTATTAGATCCTATATGGAAGAATAAGGCATCAAACACACAACACCATTCATCCGAAAGCAGTTTGACACCGATAGGTAGCCCAAATTCAACGAGCTTTCGAACAAATAAAGAATCATCAATTAAAGCTCTTTTGCaactaacaataaaaaatggactgCCATTGTTTCATTTTGTGATCAACAGTGAAAGAAAGGTTCTTGCAGCTACCATGAATAGTTTAGCTTCACCGGAGAAGGATGATGGAAGCTGCTATTTCACATTCTACCTTCTTgatgaaattaagaaaaaaagcGGTAGATGGACGAGTCACTGGAGCAAAGAAAAGAACTGTGGATATGCCTATAATATTGCTGGTCATATGAAAATTTCTAGCTCAAAAATCACTGAATCAAAAGACGAGAACTTCAAGGGACAGTGTCTGGTGAAAGATTATGTCCTATTTGGCATTGGAATCGATCAGCCGGATCAACGACCGCAAGAATTCGTCAAGAGAAAGGAGCTGGCTGCTGCTGTTATTGAGATCCCTTGTGAAAATGATGTTAACTTGCCGAAGAAGGAATGCTTAAAGTGTCTTCTTGCCGATAAAAGATGCTTTTGCATACCACAAGAAAATGATATTTCTGGTAGTAGTATTACAGTTATACTTCCAGGTGGATTACATGCTTCGCCGAACAAAGGAGAGCCTTCTCCGTTGATTCATCGATGGAAATTGGGCGGAATATGTGACTGTGGAGGTTGGGATGTTGGTTGCAAACTTCTTGTTCTATCTAACCAGAACCTGACTTCAAAACCTCACCTTGAGAAATTTCAACTTTTTGTTCAG GAAGGAACTGATCAAGACACAGCCTTATTCAATTTGGAGCCATTGAAGGAAGGATTCTACTCAGTTGAATTCAGTTCAACAATCACTAATTTACAAGCTTTCTTTATATCTGTTTCTCTTTTAAGCAGCAAGAAACTACCAAACACCTTGGATATGAGTAAGGAACTGAATTCCAAGGAGATAGcaactaaatattataattcAGTTCCACCACTCTCTCCTGTTGACAGAGTTTAA